From a region of the Branchiostoma floridae strain S238N-H82 chromosome 13, Bfl_VNyyK, whole genome shotgun sequence genome:
- the LOC118429065 gene encoding 2,5-dichloro-2,5-cyclohexadiene-1,4-diol dehydrogenase-like: MATITRMPVALVTGGGSGIGRATAVRFAELGYSCVVADIDEQSAKETLDMLQTPGIAVQVDVTMVTSVEAMVTAAVQRFGRIDCAFNGAGILGASARIVESPEDAFDRVMDVNVKGVWLCLKYEIAQMLQQEPVVSDPARWADKPHVCRFRGVRGSIVNASSYAGVKPLMYYSPYCASKWAILGLTQTAAMEYASDGIRVNAVCPYLTATPMGTLLKEQSPPDIQHMLDPTGHPLGRHAAPEEVAEAVCWLCSDACPFTTGEHLKITGGL; encoded by the coding sequence ATGGCTACCATCACGCGGATGCCCGTTGCCCTGGTAACGGGAGGCGGGAGCGGCATCGGCCGTGCCACGGCGGTCAGATTTGCAGAGCTCGGGTACAGCTGTGTGGTGGCCGATATCGACGAGCAGAGCGCCAAGGAGACACTGGACATGCTCCAAACTCCGGGCATCGCCGTGCAGGTGGACGTTACCATGGTGACCAGCGTGGAAGCCATGGTAACCGCGGCGGTTCAGCGCTTCGGGCGGATCGACTGCGCCTTTAACGGCGCCGGGATCTTGGGAGCTTCGGCACGGATCGTGGAGTCGCCCGAGGACGCGTTCGACCGCGTCATGGACGTGAACGTGAAGGGCGTGTGGCTGTGTCTGAAGTACGAGATCGCCCAGATGCTGCAGCAGGAGCCCGTCGTGAGCGACCCGGCTAGATGGGCCGACAAGCCGCACGTGTGTCGCTTCCGCGGGGTGCGGGGTAGTATCGTCAACGCCAGCAGCTATGCAGGTGTGAAGCCCTTAATGTATTACAGCCCCTACTGTGCGTCGAAGTGGGCAATTCTGGGTCTAACGCAGACAGCCGCAATGGAGTACGCCTCAGACGGGATACGTGTGAACGCCGTCTGTCCGTATCTTACCGCTACTCCCATGGGAACGCTCCTTAAGGAACAGTCGCCACCAGATATTCAGCACATGCTAGACCCTACAGGTCACCCCTTGGGTCGCCATGCAGCGCCCGAGGAGGTTGCGGAGGCCGTTTGTTGGCTCTGCAGCGACGCCTGTCCGTTCACGACGGGAGAGCACTTGAAGATCACAGGTGGACTGTGA